From Salvelinus sp. IW2-2015 linkage group LG2, ASM291031v2, whole genome shotgun sequence, one genomic window encodes:
- the LOC111974220 gene encoding glutaminase kidney isoform, mitochondrial-like isoform X1 codes for MVAHAEIRVVHRGGSKINFREPVITNDSRFALSSMDMEQRDYDSRTALHVAAAEGHAEVVRFLLEACKVNPVPIDRWDKTPMEDVLHFGHHDMVTILQDYQNKYNPQEAPKKDKETAENNLGGLL; via the exons ATGGTGGCGCACGCAGAAATACGCGTGGTTCACCGTGGTGGCAGCAAAATAAACTTCAGAGAGCCAGTTATTACAAATGATTccag ATTTGCTCTGTCCTCCATGGACATGGAGCAGAGGGACTATGACTCCAGGACGGCTTTACATGTGGCTGCAGCAGAAG GACATGCAGAGGTGGTGCGCTTCCTCTTGGAGGCGTGCAAAGTGAACCCTGTTCCCATTGATAG GTGGGATAAGACCCCAATGGAAGATGTCTTGCATTTTGGCCATCACGACATGGTCACCATCCTCCAGGACTATCAAAACAAGTACAACCCACAAGAGGCCCCCAAGAAGGACAAGGAGACAGCAGAGAACAACCTGGGCGGCCTGCTGTAG
- the LOC111974220 gene encoding glutaminase kidney isoform, mitochondrial-like isoform X2: MIPGQVCHQPPVCRLHRKHLSTKEVKFALSSMDMEQRDYDSRTALHVAAAEGHAEVVRFLLEACKVNPVPIDRWDKTPMEDVLHFGHHDMVTILQDYQNKYNPQEAPKKDKETAENNLGGLL; this comes from the exons ATGATTccag GTCAAGTCTGTCATCAACCTCCTGTTTGCCGCCTACACCGGAAACATCTCAGCACTAAGGAGGTCAA ATTTGCTCTGTCCTCCATGGACATGGAGCAGAGGGACTATGACTCCAGGACGGCTTTACATGTGGCTGCAGCAGAAG GACATGCAGAGGTGGTGCGCTTCCTCTTGGAGGCGTGCAAAGTGAACCCTGTTCCCATTGATAG GTGGGATAAGACCCCAATGGAAGATGTCTTGCATTTTGGCCATCACGACATGGTCACCATCCTCCAGGACTATCAAAACAAGTACAACCCACAAGAGGCCCCCAAGAAGGACAAGGAGACAGCAGAGAACAACCTGGGCGGCCTGCTGTAG